One window from the genome of Haliaeetus albicilla chromosome 26, bHalAlb1.1, whole genome shotgun sequence encodes:
- the LAD1 gene encoding ladinin-1 — protein sequence MSFSRRNWSDLSSLARQRTLEDEEEQQRERRRRHRNMLSSTSTDEEPPSPVKHTSPASSRPQSLVKPVSPEDEEEHKLSEVLKTQEGRRTKSLMTVSEKLRQEKEQQEPEVGVSCAEAGTQLRVGQESIKAGERGQDAAKGRGDLPGDQHPEPASETKVVMRGRLQDKERQGVGTPQGEQRKEVGELQQQASLELGRCRLREVKILTRQGSCSTEKTALVVTSSLDQQQPSRNPSKQVIQLSPTQDEPAEKSDTSPTHVTYSSSIRRTSPRTVSFRVISRKQKEESQSPLTRSASLRIPGSSTTIGEKLEKYTSAVQRSEVVKSSLTVQKSLLLSSEGVASKRNFFEASAPSKAEPLAVRKDNLKVPGSVTSRINLWISRAQEPAKEEKSKDIRKINSLPNRDVWVKQPGDHPGDTKL from the exons ATGTCTTTTAGTAGAAGGAACTGGTCTGATCTCTCCAG CTTGGCCAGGCAGAGGACCCTTGAGGATGAAGAAGAGCAGCAAAGAGAGCGCCGGCGAAGGCACCGGAACATGCTGTCCTCCACATCGACAGATGAAGAACCTCCTAGCCCTGTGAAACACACCAGTCCAGCTTCCAGCAG ACCTCAATCCCTGGTGAAGCCAGTGTCTCCGGAGGATGAGGAAGAGCATAAGCTCTCAGAGGTGCTGAAGACACAAGAAGGGAGACGGACAAAGTCCCTGATGACTGTCTCTGAAAAGctgaggcaggagaaggagcagcaggagccagaGGTGGGAGTGAGCTGTGCAGAGGCAGGGACACAGCTGCGCGTGGGGCAGGAGAGCATCAAGGCTGGAGAGCGGGGTCAGGATGCGGCCAAGGGCAGAGGGGACTTGCCAGGAGACCAGCACCCAGAGCCAGCCTCGGAGACGAAGGTGGTGATGAGGGGACGGCTCCAGGACAAAGAGAGGCAAGGTGTGGGGACTCCtcaaggagagcagaggaaggaggtgggggagctgcagcagcaggcatcACTAGAGCTGGGGCGCTGCAGGCTCCGCGAAGTGAAGATCCTTACCAGACAGGgaagctgcagcacagagaagaCAGCCTTGGTGGTGACCTCATCTCTGGACCAGCAG CAACCATCCAGGAATCCCTCAAAGCAGGTAATACAGCTGTCTCCCACCCAAGATGAACCTGCAGAAAAGTCAGATACTTCTCCAACTCATGTCACCTACAGCAGCTCCATCAGACGAACCAGCCCAAGAACTGTTTCCTTTCGG GTGATctcaagaaagcagaaagaagaaagccaaAGCCCTCTCACAAGGAG TGCAAGTCTGAggatcccaggtagcagcacCACCATTGGggagaagctggaaaaatacACCTCAGCTGTGCAG cGCTCGGAGGTGGTGAAATCGTCTCTGACTGTTCAGAAAAGCCTCTTGCTGTCCTCGGAGGGGGTGGCCAGCAAGCGCAACTTCTTCGAGGCAAGCGCTCCCAGTAAGGCTGAGCCGCTTGCTGTCAGGAAG GACAACCTGAAGGTCCCGGGATCAGTGACATCCCGCATTAATCTGTGGATCAGCAGAGCTCAGGAGCCTgccaaagaggaaaagagcaag GAcatcaggaaaataaacagcCTGCCAAACCGTGATGTCTGGGTAAAGCAGCCTGGAGACCACCCTGGAGACACCAAG ttgtaA